The following is a genomic window from Amaranthus tricolor cultivar Red isolate AtriRed21 chromosome 10, ASM2621246v1, whole genome shotgun sequence.
TGAATAGCATGAGAGGATTGAGAAGTGTACAACAAAAAAACTCCCAATCTGTATGAAAAAATGATGTGATACCTAGTTTTGCAAGAGAATAAAAGGGAAAAATTGACCATTACTATTGCATTTTGGTGGATTTAATTAAGATTGTGGGATGAAGTTTCTCTTAATCTGTGAAGAGTAATTGGACAGTCTATAATTCCAGTggatattttgtttccttttttatttcttataatttttccatGAGCTATGTGAACTAAGATGTTTTAGTTTGGCTTATTTTtgaataagttgtttttaaaTTGTTGGCTGCAATTTCTCATCGATATATACTGAAGATTTGGATCAACGTTTTCATTTGTGTTGCAGGTTGTTGCAATTAGGGATATCATACCACCTCCTCGAAGGGAGGTATTTAATGATGTATATATTGCATATGAATTGATGGACACTGATCTCCATCAGATAATTCGTTCTAACCAGGGGTTGTCAGAAGAACACTGTCAGGTATTATCTCAAACCTTATTCCCTTTTGTAGATCTTTTGTTTGAGAATTGAAACGTGGTCAATGGTGTTTTCTGCATGTTAATATTTCTTTGGTTTAGAATTATATTGGACTTAAGTAAAATGACTCAGTagatcatgtgcacttcttatttatgtgaagttgcacatgacgTTTGCTACCAACtttcaatcggaaacaacctctttggtAAAATGACTCAGTagatcatgtgcacttcttatttatgtgaagttgcatatGGCGTTTGCTACCAACtttcaatcggaaacaacctctttggtTTAGAAAATGACTCTACCGTGCTTCCTccagaaaataaaatttgccCATCTCAATGGTGCTAAGACTTGACAATTTGGCAAAAGAATAGATGTATACTTTTTAACAACCTTATTGAGTCAATTGTGGTTTACCATAATTGTTCTTGTCTATTTAGTTGTGGTTTATGCTATTACTTCATTCTGATTTGCACTAATGACCTTGACAAATGTCTTTTTGCAGTATTTCCTCTACCAGATCTTACGTGGATTGAAGTACATTCATTCGGCCAATGTTCTTCACAGGGATTTGAAACCTAGCAATCTCTTGCTTAATGCCAACTGCGATTTAAAAATCTGTGATTTTGGGCTAGCTCGTGTGACATCAGAAACAGATTTTATGACCGAATATGTTGTGACAAGATGGTATCGAGCACCAGAATTATTGTTAAATTCTTCTGATTATACTGCTGCTATTGATGTATGGTCAGTAGGTTGTATCTTTATGGAGTTGATGGATCGTAAACCTCTATTTCCAGGCAGAGATCATGTGCACCAGCTACGCCTGCTTATGGAGGTAATTGACAGTGATGTGGTTTATGTTATTTTGCGTTCTTATTGATTATCATATCTTGCAGTAGCAAAATTTTCGCAAAACATATCATGTTCCCACGTTCTTATCATCGTACCAAGAAATATTGATGACTTATTGATGCTTGAACTATTTTTAGCCGGCTGCTCTTGGCAAATCTGTTGATCATTTTAAATGCTTCAGATTATATAGTCTGTATCTGTGTAAACGTTTTTGTCTGTCCCTTGATCTTCTTCTTACCAAAAAATTAGAGGGTAAATGGGCTGAGACTCTTGTTGCATTACTGAAGCTTTTATTCTTTTAAAGCTTGCtttcttttatttaagaaaCAACCTCAAACAACTTTGTTCAATAGATGAGCTTTAACATGAATACACAGTATACTGACTCTAAAATTTGCAGCTTATAGGCACTCCTTCAGAACATGAGCTTGGATTTCTCAATGAAAATGCTAAGAGGTATATTCGTCAGCTTCCTCAATACCGAAGGCAGTCATTAGCTGAAAAGTTTCCACATGTACATCCAGCAGCTATTGATCTTGTTGAAAAGATGCTGACATTTGATCCTAGACAGAGAATAACAGGTAATTGAATCTCTATGAAAGATGATCCTTAACACaatgtttggataacaattttgtagagaaaagaaaggaagggaaagggaagGAGGAAAGGAAAGGTTGGGAAGAGAAATGGAAggaaaataacttttgtttgtGTAAGAGGGAAGGTAAGGGAAGGGAAAGAAAGGGAGTTAAAAGTTTTCCCTCCAAATCTTTCCAACTTTAGAGAGATTGAGATcttaacaaaaatttattcATCTAATCCCTTCAAAAGTTCAAATCCCTCTCCTCCAAATGCCTTCCCTCCCATTTTGTTATGCAAACAAGGGATTCTTCATCCCTCTAAATCCTTCCCCTTCATTTTCCTCCATTTCCTTCCATTCAAACGCACCCTAACGAAATTTTAGTGAATTGGTAGTTTTGCTGGCAATGAGCTCTTAGATCACTTGGCAGCAACAtcactattttaattttctctagGAGCCTCATTTCTTGGAGGCGGGAAGTCGTGGGTGGTAAATAAGATATAATCCGTTATTACTTATTTCAACTTTTCATTGGGGACAGCTTACCTCCTTTTAGAAGGAAAAGTAGATAACAAAATAGAAATTTGCTAAGAGGTAGCAATATTATCTACTTAAGATTTTGCCTTTTGTTTACACGTATTTGGATATTTACCTTAATGTCATCCCCCTTAAtcatggattttttttttaccatttcagCCAATCGTTATACTTATTCCCTTGAtagttaatttaatattttaccaCAAGCAACATTTGCGTCTTGGTTTGTTTGATCCATAAGCGCAAAACACAGAACAAGGCACCAAATGGTGGTTAGATCGTTTAATCTGAAACGGTAAGGAAACACAATTCAAATTGCCTACGGCAACATTCCGGTTGGCTAGGGTCGGAGCCTTCTCAACCATCTAAATTTGAACTCAAGAAGAGAAGAAGCGAATAATTCTAAGAGATGAAACGCGAAAAAGAACAGAAAAACGGGAAAAGTTGAGAACTTACTTAAACTTTTAGGGTTTTGGTTTCTAAGGTCTAATTATAATGTGGCAGTCGGTTATTCTGTTCCCTTGTCTCCTCCTCCTTTCATTGACAGCCATTTAGTTCTTTTCCTTTGTCTCCGTTCTTTCTTGCTTTTTATATGACTATTAAGTATATTATTAGGGTTTGTAAGTGGGCTTATAAGTGAGGTAATCTCATTTTGGTATTGCTTTCcaaaatttgtttttcttttcctttgtttttttaattttctttcttttatcactttttttttttaattttgtacttTTTAGTCATTTCTGCCTCTCAATTAACTCCTTAtatgtaaaaaatttaaattacttATTGTACTATGTTTCCTATAtttttgaaactcaaaattaTCGTTTCTCGTTTCCATTTTCGTTTCTCGTATTGCATCGAATTTCATTTCATGCAACATTGATTTGATCCACTAGTTTGTACAACATGCTTTTCACATCTTGATTTTTCAGTTATCTCCAATACTTTATTTATGCTTTTATCCTCCttagaattttatttaatatactaAAAAGCTCTTTAGAGAATGACTTCACTTATGAGCTATGGAAGACTTAAGAATATAATCACACTCTGGAGTAATGTAATTTGAGATAACGGCATATTATGATTTATGAGTTATAGGCTGTGGAAATGTTGACACTTTTCTTGTAGGTACTTTTGTTTCACTATTTTTAAATGTGCATACTTCATGATTCTTTCTACCTGTTCTACTTGAAGTAGTATCACATTGTTATTCTTCTCTGACAGTATATGTCAAGAAATCtacatcaaaaataataaattgaggCAGGTAGTGCAGCGTAATGAGTTAGAATTGGATGAGCTcatgataatatgcattgtttGTGTATTTCAATATGCATGTTATCTTGTATCACTCTAGATAATTATCTGTGTTTGATTGCTGAGTATAAGTTCATATAATTATACTCTTCCGTGGTTATCCACCTGGCAATGGTGTGTGAGTGTACGAGTTCATGATAATAGATCCCTCTTGTGCACGGTCCTTGTGCAATTAACATACTTCTAGAGCTGTGATGTGGTAGGATTTCGTTATATTACCCCAGATGTGTGACGTGTGTTAATATTATACTATTACATTGAAATTTTAGCTTCTTGAATTGTTTGTGGTTCTTCGCACTCAGCTGCTTAGATTACTTGACATTGTATCTTCTATGCCATTTTCGTTCTTTGGGGCATTAATATGACGAGTAGTCTTATCTTTTCATGTCATTCATCATAATGTTTTATTATCACTTCTGTTTGGCTTGGGTTTAAATGTTAAATAGTTAAGACAGAGAAGCCAACATTCAACCGGCTTATGCATGAAATTTTTCGATACTCCAACCGAACTCCACAATATGAAGAATACCAAATATGACAAAGACAACTTTCTTcttttttgtttcaaatttttgaCTTGAGTGTGAATTTCTTTAGGCATGACGTAAAACTTGTGTATTTTTTTAGTTGAAGATGCGCTAGCACATCCATACCTTAATTCGCTGCATGATATCAGTGACGAGCCAGTATGCATGACCCCCTTTAGCTTTGACTTCGAACAACATGCCTTGTCGGAGGAGCAGATGAGGGAATTGATTTACCGTGAGGCTGTTGCATTTAACCCCGAGTTCCATCAGCAGTGAAGAACTGCTACAACGTCTTGTGTCTCTTAATAACATGCCTCGGTTTCCTTATGTTCCTCACTTGTTTCCTTTGTGTACATACGATGTCCAGTGGGAATTTAGATGGAGTTATGTTTCTGCATTCGATTCTGCATAATTCAGGGCATTGATAGTCATATTGTCTGTACGAGtgtaatctttattttttttcttaatctttgtattTTCTTCGAGTTTAATTTCGAAGGCCTATCACCTGTAAACACAGAGTTGGCCTTTTCCCTTTTTTCATTTCCATTGCTGTAATGTTTGTAGTTTGTACCCATTAATTGTATTCGAATTTTTTTTCTGAAGGACATGGTTAATAAACCATTAATTGCAGTCTTTCCCGAACCTTACTTCAAGCTACTGCTCATTTTAGCATTGCCAGTTTAGATTGTTCGAAATGTTTAGATGTATCGTCTCTATCGTTTTCATGGGAGGTGTTGAGTTGTCGTCTATTCGAGTCTATTTACGAAGAGCAAAGAGTGGTAGACTGGTGGTTGTGTGATTAGAGGAAAGGGTATGTTATGTTGTCCCTCATGTTGGTCATGATTGCATATTTCTTCCATACTTCTTGCATTTGGCATGATCCATAAGAGCTACAGGCTCCAGCAACCACCTCGACGTACTTCCAGTGGCAAATTTACATGGAGAGCCGAAGGAAGCCAGTTCCCTGAGTTTTACCACGCATCGTATTATGTTTCTAGTTTGCCgcttataaatataaatatatgagtaatttgcaaattacaatcttaaagtttGGTACTTAtgcaaattacaattttaatgtttattttttgcgaattacagctaTCAAAAAATCAAAGTTTACAGGTTCAGgctaaaaatacataatttcgACTACTTAACCTAAAATTTCAACCACCAAAATGGTCGGAATTTATTGTTTTGGCTTAAACCTGCaaattttgatactttggtggttgtaattttaaaaaataaacattgaggttgtaattcgcaaaagtgctaaactttaaggctctaattcgcaaattattctaaatataaatataattatttaagactttgattaaatattatacataactaacaatttaacatgctaaaaattttattttgtttttatataattatctgTTAGTGTATCGATTATTCTACCATTATTATTTT
Proteins encoded in this region:
- the LOC130825546 gene encoding mitogen-activated protein kinase homolog MMK1, with amino-acid sequence MDASAPQPSDTDMMDAGVPLPSSTDNSQPPQQKISIPATLSHGGRFIQYNIFGNVFEVTAKYKPPIMPIGKGAYGIVCSSLNSETNEHVAIKKIANAFDNKVDAKRTLREIKLLRHMDHENVVAIRDIIPPPRREVFNDVYIAYELMDTDLHQIIRSNQGLSEEHCQYFLYQILRGLKYIHSANVLHRDLKPSNLLLNANCDLKICDFGLARVTSETDFMTEYVVTRWYRAPELLLNSSDYTAAIDVWSVGCIFMELMDRKPLFPGRDHVHQLRLLMELIGTPSEHELGFLNENAKRYIRQLPQYRRQSLAEKFPHVHPAAIDLVEKMLTFDPRQRITVEDALAHPYLNSLHDISDEPVCMTPFSFDFEQHALSEEQMRELIYREAVAFNPEFHQQ